Within the Musa acuminata AAA Group cultivar baxijiao chromosome BXJ2-9, Cavendish_Baxijiao_AAA, whole genome shotgun sequence genome, the region CCAAAAGGAGCTCAGTCTTTATAAAAGCTCATCGGGGGACTTCGGTAGGAAAATGGCTACTAGAGCAAGGAATACTTTGCTTCCTGGTAAGGAAAACTTGAAAATATTGTTTCTTCTCCAAAGTAATACTAACGCAAGAATTGTTTgtcatttgatttttttgttggtgattttgttcttcttttgGTTATTTTGTAGCTGAATGGTGGTCCACTTATGGAGGCGCTTGCCCGAACTTAATGCGTTTGGCGATACGCATCCTCAGTCAAACATGCAGTGCAAGGGGATGTGAGCGAGTTCACCTTCCTTTTGAACAAATTCACAACCACAGAATGAACTATTTAGAACATCAACGACTTTGTGACCTCATCTTCGTACATTATAACTTGCAGCTACAGCAAAGGTAACTATGATGATGTTCTGGCATGTTGCATGCTGATGGTAGATTATAGTATCTTAATCAAATACTCTTGCAACTCATGGTCAAAATATGAATTATGAATTTATACAGGAAGATTTTGAGGCATAAACCATTTGATCCTATATCCGTCGATAACATTGATGTTGTTGGTGACTGGATTGTGGAGAAAAATGATCTGCTCTCTGCTGATGCTGACCATTCCAATTGGATGACGCTGAACCAACCAGTGGCTACTCAATTGCAATCTGAGTATATAAATGATGAGGAAACCGAAACTTTCCTTGCTGGTATACTTCTTCTATATTGtatatatcttgatgattgaaCTCACGACCAATTGCTAACTTGAACTTTGGCATTCTTATTTTCACAGGAATTGATGATGAGGTGATCCAGGCTGCTGGCAAGAATGTGGAGGATGATGGTGATATAAAAGAGGATGATGAGGTTCAAGAAGATACGGCTTTTACATGAAATTGGATTGtcaaagaataaagcaaaaatgGCTCCAAGAGGAGTGCTCTCACTCTAGAAGAGGTATGTTGTTGTTAAACACTGAGATTTAGTCCACTTAGTGCTACTTATGCAGACATCATATTGTACATCTGTAGAAGTTTTCAATTTGAAAGTGATAGTTGACATGGCAATTGTAGTTGTAGTCTACTTTATTTATTCCTTTGTTTATTCTAGTTTTTTAAGTTTGTGGACTGTATCACTCCGTTTCCCCAATAATATAGCAAGTTAAACCAGTCCTGTTGATAGAAGTGGTGCAGTGGATTTCAAAAGAAATGATTGATATTTGAAGCAAATTTTCTTTTAGCAATTTCTTATGCTAAATAATGATGAACTTGCATGCTGGCAACAACAAAAATTGTTAGTATCTTAGCTTTCTTTTAAGTTAACCACTGAAAGTTCTAGAACTTGTCCTTGCTTAATCAGCTTGTTCTTTACATGCCCGCCACAGCTGGAGTCACTGGTTTCTCTAAAAGTCAGTATGTGAAAAGTGTATGGTTTCTGCTTTCTTGTTCAACCTATAATATGATCCCACAAGATTATGAATGGTTATAACTAAGATGGAATAGCAAAGATCAATAAACTTATGGCCTTGGATATCAGAAAAATGTGAGTGGTCAATCGGAGAGATGAGACCTAATGCCAACTGTGTTATAAGGAACTTCATGGTCTGATCTATAGAGATGAGACCTAATGTCAAGCTTATATTTGTGAAACCCATTGTACTTATGAAGCAAGGGAGCCGCAATGCTTCTCATGGACATCTTTCTCAATATGTTTCTTGTCTTGGTTTGAATTCTACATGCTTTGCTAGATTTTAGTCTCAAGGAACTGAAATGATCAAGGTGTTGGTTTCCTTAGATTTCCAGAGTTCTATGAGACTGATCAACAAGAAAAACTcttatttccgaaattaagaggcTAATAATATTATTGTGATGGACAAAAGTGacttatgcatgttatatatgcTTTGGATTCTTGAGGGTGGTTCCAGATGATCCAAGCTGACCATATCGTATTGTGGTGGCATGGTATCAGCATGGGTGTTTATATCATGCGAAGAACAAGCTACATATATGTGCCAATTAGCACATTTCATGCTGTCACATCACCAGCATATGCACCTAACCTGTGGACTTCTACACTTTGGTATATGTCATTGTTTTGCTGCACTCTTATCATGTTTTGTTTTGTTGCATTTGATAGAGACTTTTCATGGTTGACCAAGCTCCCAAACAATGTCTTCAATCAATTTAGGTTTATCCTCAAATCTGTGCTTCTTGTGGTTTTTGTGCACATGTTAGATACTCTATATTCTTTTGGTATATATGAAAGATAATAggagggctaattatatattatcaaaatgaaacatttaattatatttttcctCATATCgttgattttgttgatgaaaatatCATAGAGTTGATTTTACCGTCGACTTATCACTATGtgatattttcatcaataaaattaaCGATGTgagaaaaaataagattaaattatttattttcataagtaaaaataatttaacttttaaaaatataaaaataataattaattacgaGAGATAATATGATATTTGGAGGGTGTATATGGCCGTACTGAAATTTGCAGCGGCAAATATATTATTTGAGAGCTTTataagtgtgtgtatatatatatatatatatatatatatatatatataactcagcCCCAATTGTCTATAACTCAGATCAGCTAAAGGATTCAGAATAGCATATCTGCTTATTTTAGAGCATTGTGCAGTCTGACTTTAAAGCGGGCCATATTTGTATCGGTAGATCTCATCGGATCAAAGCTGTAAAGTTGTTCTTTGTAGCTGGTGGTGCAGAGTTATTCTGCGTGTCAGGCAGGATCTTTAACGGAGAGTTGTCTTGCTGCAAGAATGCATGGCCTCGTGGTCAAATCAGTGCATTGAAAACCCCCCTCTGGGTAGGTAAAAATTTAAGTTGGTAGACCAAAGCACATACAGCCACAGCATATACTATGCTATTACATCAAACTGGACATTGGTGTGTCACCACTGTTACATAATAAACAATCGGGTTAAAAGACCCGATTTGAATCGAAACCAAATCGATTAAGAATCAGAGTCGAATTAAATCGATGGTTCATTAATTCGAAATCAGAGTCGAATCAGAATTCGTTctgattccaaaaaaaaaaaatcaaatgaatttATCTCTTTCAACTAATTAAAGAGGTATTTTgaacaaataataaataaaaatagtggGTTCCGTTCTTGAACCGAATCCATTTTGGTTTGCTTCCAAATTTGATAGAAAGAAATCGGGATCGTGTTCACCAAAACAGTTAGGCAAGTAGGAATGATTTTTAACGGCGAAGCGAAGGCAACAAAGTGTCCTCGCCTCACACCAAACTGTCCTATTCGACCAATTCGCTCAGCCTCCCGTACGGACGGACTACCGACACTGTCCCGTGATCGACATCCGATAGATCAGCTCGAACCGACAGACCCACCGAGCCCAACCTCACGCAAATCTTAGCGCCCTCTTCTTTTCGTCGGTACGGGCTCACAAGCTCACTTGTGAGAACCGGGAGAGGGGGGAGTAAGCGGGCCCCGCCGCCTCCTCGACAACGGCAGCCGAGCTCATGGAGACCTTCTCGAACGATGAAGGGTAGGAGTGCACGAAGTCGTCGAAGCCAACGCTGCTCTCGCCGGCGGCGGAGTATTCCGCCGGGCCGGGCATCGGCGGTACCTCCGCCGCATCACCGCCGTCGAGGTACCGCGCCACCTCCCTCGTGCCCGGCCTGGCCGCCGCCGACGGGTGTGAGCACCAGACGCCCACCTTTAAGGCCACCGCTACCTCCTCAAGATCGTACTCGCCGCCCAGCCGCGGGTCCACCACGTCGGCCCACTGACCCGCGGTCCACCGCTCCCACACCCAGTCCACCAGCACCAGCTCCTCCGGCGCCGCCTTCGGCTCGATGGGCCGCCGCCCGCACACCACCTCGAGCACCAGGGCTCCGAAGGCGAACACGTCGGAGCTGGTGGTGGCCTTGCCGGTGCGGGTGAGCTCGGGCGCCAGGTAGCCGAGGGTGCCCACCACGCGGGTGGTGCTTGGGTTGGCGCCGTGGTCGTATAGCTTGGCCAGCCCGAAGTCGCCGAGGCGGCCGTTGAGCTCGGCGTCGAGGAGGACGTTGCTGGCCTTGACGTCCCGGTGGATCACCACGTGCTCCCATTCCTCGTGGAGGTAGAGGAGCGCGGAGGCGACTCCGCGGAGGATCCTGAAGCGCTGCGACCACGATAGCAGCGGCCCTGGCGGCTGGCCGTGGCGATCGTCGCAGAAGAGGAACTTATCCAGGCTTCCGTTGGGCATGTAGTCGTACACCAGGAGGAGGTCGCCGCGGCGGCGACACCAGCCCTGCAGCTGCACCAGGTTCCGGTGGCGTAGCCGGCCGATGCTGGCGATCTCCGCTACGAACTCGCGAATCCCCTGCCTGGACTCGTGGGAGACACGCTTCACCGCCACCTCCACCCGCGAGCCCGGAAGCGTCCCCTTGTAGACCTTGCCGAACCCGCCGAAGCCCAGGAGCTCTCGGTCCCGAAATCCCTTGGTGGCGCGCTTCAGCTCCTCGTAGGAGAAGCGATGCGGGCCGCAGGTCAGCTCCCACGGCTCGATCACGTCGGCGTTCTTGATCTTGTAGAAGAGGTACGCTGCAGCGGCTATAGCGGCGACAAGGACGACAAAGGCCGTGACAGGGGCAGCGACGATCAAGGGAATATTTTTCTTGCTCGGCTCAGGAAGCGAAGGcagggaggagaggtcgagcgatcGCGCGACGCCATTCATCTTAAAACTCCAACCAAGGAGATAATGGGAACTGGCGAGCAATCCGGTGGACGCCGAGAAGCCCACAAACATTTCGTCCTGGAGAATCGGGGACAAATCCACCGGAAAGGATATCAGCGGAGTGTCCGGCTTCGAGGAGAAGGGCGACACAGTGACGTTGACGACCTTCGCTACTCCGTCGTAATCGACCCAAGCTTGGACCGTGTGGCCGCCTTTGAGATTGAGGTCGTTCTTGGCGCCGTCGCTGCCGAAGTAGGCGACGGCAGCGGACCGATTGGAGGCCAAGTTGTTGATGTCGATTCCAACATGGTTGTCGTTGATGTCCAAGAACTCGAAGTCCTGGACAGTGTCGA harbors:
- the LOC135622418 gene encoding L-type lectin-domain containing receptor kinase S.4-like — protein: MALSRSLVRKESPFPLSVRAIISSPMRQSWIFFPLIVSLILSAAAQQDEFIYTGFSAAADGGVNGGGRNISLIKTAEIQDGGILRLTNETTRLIGRAFYPEALRFRNATDGSAFSFSTAFAFAIVPEYPKLGGHGFAFTIAPSKELPGAQPSQYLGLMNSSDIGNATNHVFAVEFDTVQDFEFLDINDNHVGIDINNLASNRSAAVAYFGSDGAKNDLNLKGGHTVQAWVDYDGVAKVVNVTVSPFSSKPDTPLISFPVDLSPILQDEMFVGFSASTGLLASSHYLLGWSFKMNGVARSLDLSSLPSLPEPSKKNIPLIVAAPVTAFVVLVAAIAAAAYLFYKIKNADVIEPWELTCGPHRFSYEELKRATKGFRDRELLGFGGFGKVYKGTLPGSRVEVAVKRVSHESRQGIREFVAEIASIGRLRHRNLVQLQGWCRRRGDLLLVYDYMPNGSLDKFLFCDDRHGQPPGPLLSWSQRFRILRGVASALLYLHEEWEHVVIHRDVKASNVLLDAELNGRLGDFGLAKLYDHGANPSTTRVVGTLGYLAPELTRTGKATTSSDVFAFGALVLEVVCGRRPIEPKAAPEELVLVDWVWERWTAGQWADVVDPRLGGEYDLEEVAVALKVGVWCSHPSAAARPGTREVARYLDGGDAAEVPPMPGPAEYSAAGESSVGFDDFVHSYPSSFEKVSMSSAAVVEEAAGPAYSPLSRFSQVSL